Proteins from a genomic interval of Streptomyces sp. NBC_01445:
- the nrtL gene encoding ArgS-related anticodon-binding protein NrtL, with the protein MTPVELSRTVQRAVRRAVDDGELSVAVPARVVVERPRPGGCGDYSTNVALQLAGPAGRPPRHVAELLSRRLAQSPGIAGVEVTGPGFLNLTLAGDDPGALARQILARGDGYGCGDVLAGQRFEIRVPYEVRAEVVADSLRRILATQGAEARVVQGETPDPEEGGAHVVNLRPVPAPCDPAVLGRDASRWALLLPAAHDQPRIGDEHLAQRESNPLFRVRYAHARTRALTRNAAALGFTAEPGDVRDNDKATGSGDAIPARANAAAPLHTALSAHPQTLTLAASHHAPDRLARHLVVVADAFLGFQHTVLPQGEEKPSAAHRARLALAEAAGAVLAGGLSLLGIDAPEHL; encoded by the coding sequence GTGACCCCCGTCGAGCTCTCCCGTACCGTCCAGCGCGCCGTGCGCCGCGCGGTCGACGACGGTGAGCTGAGCGTGGCCGTGCCGGCACGTGTCGTTGTCGAGCGGCCGCGGCCCGGTGGATGCGGGGACTACTCCACGAACGTCGCTCTGCAGCTCGCCGGGCCCGCCGGGCGCCCGCCCCGGCACGTCGCCGAGCTCCTTTCGCGGCGTCTCGCCCAGAGCCCCGGCATCGCCGGCGTCGAGGTCACCGGCCCTGGATTCCTCAATCTCACCCTCGCCGGCGACGACCCCGGCGCCCTCGCCCGCCAGATTCTCGCCCGGGGTGACGGATATGGGTGCGGTGATGTTCTCGCAGGTCAGCGGTTCGAGATTCGTGTTCCTTACGAGGTCAGGGCCGAGGTCGTCGCCGATTCGCTTCGGCGGATTCTCGCCACGCAGGGTGCCGAGGCTCGTGTCGTCCAGGGTGAGACGCCCGATCCTGAGGAGGGGGGCGCGCACGTCGTGAATCTGCGGCCCGTTCCCGCTCCCTGCGACCCCGCCGTCCTCGGCCGTGACGCGTCCCGCTGGGCCCTGCTCCTGCCCGCCGCGCACGACCAGCCCCGTATCGGCGACGAGCATCTCGCCCAGCGCGAGAGCAACCCCCTCTTCCGCGTCCGGTACGCCCACGCCCGCACCCGCGCCCTCACCCGCAACGCCGCCGCCCTCGGCTTCACCGCCGAACCCGGCGACGTACGCGACAACGACAAGGCGACCGGCTCGGGGGACGCCATCCCCGCCCGGGCGAACGCCGCGGCCCCCCTCCACACCGCCCTGTCCGCCCACCCCCAAACCCTCACCCTCGCCGCCAGCCACCACGCCCCCGACCGGCTTGCCCGGCACCTCGTCGTGGTGGCCGACGCGTTTCTCGGGTTTCAGCACACCGTGCTCCCGCAGGGGGAGGAGAAACCCTCGGCCGCCCACCGTGCCCGGCTCGCGCTTGCCGAAGCCGCCGGGGCGGTGCTGGCCGGCGGCCTGTCCCT
- a CDS encoding response regulator: MGKTRTRWRLRTYSRVVPGASGRVLVVDDNKVIRQLIRVNLELEGFEVVTAADGAECLDVVHQVRPDVITLDVVMPRLDGLRTAARLRSDAHTRGVPIVIVSACTHHEVDTGLDVGVDAFLAKPFEPTELVRVVRKLSERAREGGCGAEETERAGRTGG, translated from the coding sequence GTGGGGAAAACCCGGACGCGGTGGCGCTTGCGGACCTACTCTCGAGTTGTGCCAGGCGCGTCCGGCCGAGTGCTTGTTGTGGACGACAACAAGGTGATTCGGCAGCTGATCAGGGTCAATCTCGAGCTGGAGGGCTTCGAGGTCGTGACCGCGGCCGATGGTGCCGAATGTCTGGATGTGGTGCATCAGGTTCGGCCTGATGTGATCACTCTGGACGTCGTGATGCCCCGACTCGACGGACTGCGGACCGCCGCGCGGCTGCGCTCCGACGCCCATACGCGCGGCGTCCCCATCGTGATCGTCAGCGCCTGTACCCACCACGAGGTCGACACCGGACTCGACGTCGGGGTCGACGCGTTCCTCGCCAAGCCCTTCGAGCCCACTGAACTCGTCCGGGTCGTAAGGAAGTTGAGCGAGCGGGCGCGCGAGGGCGGTTGTGGTGCGGAGGAGACCGAGCGCGCGGGGCGTACAGGGGGATAG
- a CDS encoding helix-turn-helix transcriptional regulator, translated as MTVAEILVELRKVSRRTVYRWRELGQAPKAFKLPNGELRVWRSDLKAWLRDLEEAA; from the coding sequence ATGACCGTAGCCGAGATCCTGGTCGAGCTTCGGAAAGTGTCCCGGCGCACCGTCTACCGCTGGCGTGAACTGGGGCAGGCGCCCAAGGCCTTCAAGCTCCCGAACGGTGAACTTCGAGTCTGGCGGAGTGACCTCAAGGCGTGGCTTCGTGATCTGGAGGAGGCCGCGTGA
- a CDS encoding HD domain-containing protein: MGWAHSQWVCSQALNLAPTLGEDAELLAAAAIGHDIGYARAAVDTGQHMIEGGGT; the protein is encoded by the coding sequence GTGGGGTGGGCCCACTCTCAGTGGGTCTGCTCCCAGGCGCTGAACCTGGCGCCGACGTTGGGCGAGGACGCCGAACTGTTGGCGGCCGCAGCCATTGGGCACGACATCGGGTATGCCCGCGCCGCCGTGGACACCGGACAGCACATGATCGAGGGGGGCGGTACTTGA
- a CDS encoding IS256 family transposase produces the protein MTAPDSLPLHALAEDNLATASPDLLRAMVKTFADALMSAEADALCNAEYGQVSDDRVNHRNGYRPREWDTRAGTVELAVPKLRQGSYFPHWLLERRRRAEQALISVVATAYLLGVSTRRVEKLAASLGVTQLSKSQVSAMAKHLDEQVAAFRNRPLDQGPYTFVWVDALTQKVREGGRIINIHALIAVGVNADGHREILGIDVASSEDGAGWLAFLRSLIARGLSGVQLVISDAHAGLVDAIGAVLPGASWQRCRTHYARNLLSQVPKSAQPWVATLLRTVFEQPDSDAVQAQMRHVLDALEAKFPEAAAHLDTAQHDLLAFTAFPREIWRQVWSNNPQERLNKEIRRRTDVVGIFPDRTAVIRLVGAVLAEQNDEWTEARRYMGLDLLAKTRLHPIESETDDTALPTELTA, from the coding sequence ATGACCGCACCTGACAGTCTGCCCCTGCACGCCCTCGCGGAAGACAACCTCGCCACGGCGAGTCCGGATCTGCTGCGCGCGATGGTCAAGACGTTCGCCGACGCCCTCATGTCCGCGGAGGCTGATGCCCTGTGCAACGCCGAATACGGGCAGGTCAGCGACGACCGCGTCAACCACCGCAACGGCTACCGCCCACGCGAGTGGGACACGAGGGCCGGCACCGTCGAACTGGCCGTTCCCAAGCTGCGCCAGGGCAGTTACTTCCCGCACTGGCTCCTCGAGCGACGCCGCCGGGCCGAACAGGCTCTCATCTCGGTGGTCGCTACCGCCTACCTGCTCGGCGTGAGTACGCGCCGGGTCGAGAAGCTCGCCGCCTCCCTCGGCGTCACCCAACTGTCGAAGTCCCAGGTCAGCGCGATGGCCAAACACCTGGACGAGCAGGTCGCAGCCTTCCGCAACCGGCCCCTGGACCAAGGCCCCTACACGTTCGTCTGGGTCGACGCACTGACCCAGAAGGTCCGCGAGGGAGGCCGCATCATCAACATCCACGCACTGATCGCGGTCGGCGTGAACGCCGACGGACACCGCGAGATCCTCGGCATCGACGTCGCCTCCAGCGAGGACGGCGCCGGCTGGCTCGCCTTCCTGCGCTCACTGATCGCCCGCGGCCTGTCCGGCGTCCAACTGGTCATCTCCGACGCCCATGCCGGCCTCGTCGACGCGATCGGTGCAGTTCTGCCCGGAGCTTCGTGGCAAAGGTGCCGCACCCACTACGCCCGCAACCTGCTCAGCCAGGTTCCGAAATCGGCCCAGCCCTGGGTGGCCACCTTGCTGCGGACCGTCTTCGAACAGCCCGACAGCGACGCGGTCCAGGCCCAGATGCGGCACGTTCTGGACGCGCTGGAGGCCAAGTTCCCCGAGGCAGCAGCCCACTTGGACACCGCCCAGCACGATCTGCTGGCGTTCACCGCGTTCCCGCGGGAGATCTGGCGGCAGGTCTGGTCGAACAATCCGCAGGAGAGGTTGAACAAAGAGATCCGCCGTCGCACCGACGTGGTCGGGATCTTCCCCGACCGCACCGCAGTGATCCGGCTCGTCGGCGCGGTGCTCGCCGAGCAGAACGACGAGTGGACCGAGGCCCGCCGCTACATGGGACTCGACCTCCTCGCCAAAACCCGCCTCCACCCGATCGAGTCAGAAACCGACGACACCGCCTTGCCCACCGAACTCACCGCATAG
- a CDS encoding AfsR/SARP family transcriptional regulator, with the protein MSPDDVAAFSMSVNSQPSVHIALLGGFDLVVNDVSVAVPVGSKRLLAFVALNYHYRVSVPRSLIAGSLWPEVSEQKAHTNLRAALTRLHGLGRKALDISPTEVRLEREVTVDLHHARSLAQRILDPCVPAEDLGLNAATVDQLSADLLPGWYDEWVLLEAEKWRQLRLHALEKLAGEFIDAEQFAGAVTAAHTAVQADPLRESSQVSLIRAHLAEGNLAEALDHFERYAWRLRNELGLRPTQRLRRLVAGLRQPPGGGQ; encoded by the coding sequence ATGAGCCCTGATGATGTCGCTGCCTTTTCCATGTCCGTAAACAGCCAGCCATCCGTACACATAGCTCTCCTTGGCGGTTTCGACCTAGTGGTCAACGATGTCTCGGTAGCAGTCCCGGTAGGCTCGAAGCGACTCTTGGCATTCGTCGCGCTCAATTACCATTACCGCGTCTCTGTCCCCCGGTCCTTGATCGCCGGAAGCCTTTGGCCCGAGGTGTCCGAGCAGAAGGCGCACACGAACCTTCGGGCGGCGCTGACACGACTGCACGGCTTGGGCCGGAAAGCGCTGGACATCTCTCCCACCGAGGTGCGCCTCGAGCGAGAGGTCACCGTCGACCTGCACCACGCCCGGTCGCTCGCCCAACGCATACTCGATCCCTGCGTTCCGGCCGAGGACCTCGGCCTCAATGCGGCGACCGTCGACCAGCTCTCCGCCGATCTGCTGCCCGGGTGGTACGACGAGTGGGTCTTGCTGGAGGCGGAGAAATGGCGCCAGCTCCGACTCCATGCCCTCGAGAAACTGGCCGGAGAATTCATTGATGCCGAGCAGTTCGCCGGAGCGGTGACGGCCGCTCACACAGCCGTGCAGGCAGATCCACTGCGGGAGAGCAGCCAGGTCTCGTTGATCCGCGCCCACCTGGCGGAGGGCAACCTGGCTGAGGCGCTGGACCACTTCGAACGCTACGCGTGGCGCCTCCGCAACGAGTTGGGGCTCCGCCCCACACAGCGGCTGCGCCGGCTCGTCGCCGGACTTCGGCAACCCCCTGGAGGGGGACAGTAG
- a CDS encoding beta strand repeat-containing protein codes for MVTSIRRRIPRLISASGLAATLALGAGAATATAAHQEAPKAKAAPTACTEQTPCTGGNQNNQATGNAGGNQNNQASGNAGGNQNNQATGNAGGNQNNQATGNAGGNQNNQATGNAGGNQNNQATGNAGGNQNNQATGNAGGNQNNQATGNAGGNQNNQATGNAGGNQNNQATGNAGGNQNNQATGNAGGNQNNQATGNAGGNQNNQATGNAGGNQNNQATGNAGGNQNNQATGIRGGFNQNNQATGNRRGFNQNNQATGLRGGFNQNNQATGNRRGFNQNNQATGLRGGFNQNNQATGLRGGFNQNNQATGLRGGFNQNNQATGLRGGFNQNNQATGNAGGNQNNQATGNAGGNQNNQATGNAGGNQNNQATGNAGGNQNNQATGNAGGNQNNQATGNAGGNQNNQATGNAGVNQNNQAS; via the coding sequence ATGGTGACAAGCATCCGGCGTCGCATCCCTCGCCTGATAAGCGCGTCCGGCCTGGCCGCGACGCTTGCTCTCGGGGCAGGCGCGGCGACCGCCACAGCGGCACATCAGGAGGCACCAAAGGCAAAGGCCGCGCCGACAGCGTGCACCGAGCAAACCCCCTGCACCGGCGGTAATCAGAACAACCAGGCCACCGGCAATGCGGGCGGTAATCAGAACAACCAGGCGTCCGGCAATGCGGGTGGGAACCAGAACAACCAGGCCACCGGTAACGCGGGTGGGAACCAGAACAACCAGGCCACCGGTAACGCGGGCGGGAACCAGAACAACCAGGCCACCGGTAACGCGGGTGGGAACCAGAACAACCAGGCCACCGGTAACGCGGGTGGGAACCAGAACAACCAGGCCACCGGTAACGCGGGTGGGAACCAGAACAACCAGGCCACCGGTAACGCGGGTGGGAACCAGAACAACCAGGCCACCGGTAACGCGGGTGGGAACCAGAACAACCAGGCCACCGGTAACGCGGGTGGGAACCAGAACAACCAGGCCACCGGTAACGCGGGTGGGAACCAGAACAACCAGGCCACCGGTAACGCGGGTGGGAACCAGAACAACCAGGCCACCGGTAACGCGGGTGGGAACCAGAACAACCAGGCCACCGGTAACGCGGGTGGGAACCAGAACAACCAGGCGACCGGTATCCGCGGTGGCTTCAACCAGAACAACCAGGCCACCGGAAACCGTCGCGGCTTCAACCAGAACAACCAGGCGACCGGTCTCCGCGGTGGCTTCAACCAGAACAACCAGGCCACCGGAAACCGTCGCGGCTTCAACCAGAACAACCAGGCGACCGGTCTCCGCGGTGGCTTCAACCAGAACAACCAGGCGACCGGTCTCCGCGGTGGCTTCAACCAGAACAACCAGGCCACGGGTCTCCGCGGTGGCTTCAACCAGAACAACCAGGCGACCGGTCTCCGCGGTGGCTTCAACCAGAACAACCAGGCCACCGGTAACGCGGGTGGGAACCAGAACAACCAGGCCACCGGTAACGCGGGTGGGAACCAGAACAACCAGGCCACCGGCAATGCGGGTGGGAACCAGAACAACCAGGCCACCGGTAACGCGGGTGGGAACCAGAACAACCAGGCCACCGGTAACGCGGGTGGGAACCAGAACAACCAGGCCACCGGTAACGCGGGCGGGAACCAGAACAACCAGGCCACCGGTAACGCGGGCGTCAACCAGAACAACCAGGCCTCGTAG
- a CDS encoding damage-control phosphatase ARMT1 family protein translates to MENVDDVIRSNAPGSFPYSVLRERHPALIQRVRDAFPYDPERQRALDALLSESTDPAGVMEPLPADARDRDQWEEWGSGEHGGGSWFDAPFLWAESYFYRRLLDAVGYFDSAGPWQGIDPFRPFKQAELRSPEAQAELTALDRLAQEPPETQGRALLHGSLWGNRADLGFRLTATAPDVTTPTTPLLVDDSERLWSLLPPGAGNTVHVVADNAGRELVPDLLLIDHFLRHGHAEQAVLHVKPHPYYVSDATPTDVIDALRHLKRAAGEAGETGERLWQATSTGRLQLLAHPFSCAPLPYAAMPGDLRKCFEKATLTILKGDLNYRRLVGDRLRPATTPFPTCTSYFPTPVAALRTLKSDVIVGLDKQTEDALNDSEPESWRTKGTHAVIQVRGEAR, encoded by the coding sequence ATGGAGAACGTTGACGACGTCATCCGGAGCAACGCCCCCGGATCATTTCCGTACAGCGTGCTGCGCGAACGGCACCCGGCGCTCATCCAGCGGGTGCGGGACGCGTTCCCGTACGACCCGGAGCGGCAGCGGGCGCTGGACGCGCTCCTGAGCGAGAGCACGGATCCGGCCGGCGTGATGGAACCGCTGCCGGCCGACGCCCGGGACCGCGACCAGTGGGAGGAGTGGGGGAGCGGCGAGCACGGGGGCGGGTCGTGGTTCGACGCGCCGTTCCTGTGGGCGGAGAGCTACTTCTACCGCAGGCTCCTGGACGCGGTCGGCTACTTCGATTCCGCCGGACCGTGGCAGGGCATCGACCCCTTCCGCCCCTTCAAACAGGCGGAGCTACGGAGCCCGGAGGCGCAGGCGGAACTGACGGCTCTGGACCGCCTGGCGCAGGAACCGCCGGAAACCCAAGGCCGGGCGCTGCTCCACGGCTCCCTGTGGGGCAACAGGGCAGACCTCGGCTTCCGACTGACAGCGACCGCCCCCGACGTAACCACCCCCACCACTCCCCTCTTGGTGGACGACTCGGAGCGCCTCTGGTCGCTCCTGCCGCCCGGGGCCGGGAACACGGTCCACGTGGTGGCGGACAACGCGGGCCGCGAACTGGTCCCGGACCTCCTCCTCATCGACCACTTCCTCCGTCACGGACACGCGGAGCAAGCGGTCCTCCACGTAAAGCCACACCCGTACTACGTCTCCGACGCGACCCCCACGGACGTAATCGACGCCCTGCGCCACCTGAAACGAGCCGCGGGCGAGGCAGGTGAAACGGGCGAACGCCTATGGCAAGCGACATCAACGGGCCGACTCCAGCTCCTCGCCCACCCGTTCTCCTGCGCCCCACTGCCGTACGCCGCAATGCCGGGCGACCTGAGGAAGTGCTTCGAGAAAGCCACACTGACGATCCTGAAGGGCGACCTGAACTACCGCCGCCTGGTAGGCGACCGACTCCGACCCGCCACAACCCCGTTCCCCACGTGCACCTCCTACTTCCCGACCCCCGTAGCAGCCCTGCGCACCCTCAAATCAGACGTAATCGTGGGCCTGGACAAACAAACGGAGGACGCGCTGAACGACTCGGAACCCGAATCCTGGCGAACAAAGGGAACGCATGCTGTGATCCAGGTACGGGGCGAGGCTCGGTGA
- a CDS encoding TetR/AcrR family transcriptional regulator, whose translation MSPRGVAIPDVRERLFDAAERILAREGPSGLTSRAITTEADCAKGLLHKHFAGLDELVAELVLARFAHTARLAEDLPARAGESTVAANLKTIGYALLTSLNPTTAGLAVSNPAASLRIREALEAGAPGFDAIQQSIAAYLDAEVDRGRLSPATDTTATALALVGTVHHLLMTTWGDAARDPGEQTERLVTMLLGPTTGGSISHGER comes from the coding sequence ATGTCCCCGCGCGGAGTGGCGATCCCCGACGTAAGAGAGCGGCTTTTCGACGCGGCGGAGCGGATCCTGGCGCGGGAGGGCCCGTCGGGCCTGACGAGCAGGGCGATCACGACCGAGGCCGACTGCGCGAAGGGCCTGCTGCACAAGCACTTCGCGGGCCTGGACGAACTCGTCGCGGAACTGGTCCTGGCCCGCTTCGCCCACACAGCGCGCCTGGCGGAGGACCTTCCTGCCCGCGCGGGCGAGTCCACGGTCGCGGCCAACCTGAAGACGATCGGATACGCGCTCCTGACGTCCCTGAACCCCACGACGGCGGGCCTGGCGGTCTCGAACCCGGCGGCGTCGCTCCGTATCCGCGAGGCCCTGGAGGCGGGCGCCCCGGGCTTCGACGCGATCCAGCAGTCGATCGCTGCGTACTTGGACGCGGAAGTGGACCGGGGCCGTCTCTCCCCGGCCACGGACACGACGGCGACGGCGCTGGCGCTGGTCGGGACGGTCCACCACCTGTTGATGACGACATGGGGAGACGCGGCACGGGACCCGGGGGAGCAGACGGAGAGACTGGTGACGATGCTGCTCGGCCCGACGACCGGAGGATCAATCAGCCATGGAGAACGTTGA
- a CDS encoding class I SAM-dependent methyltransferase, whose product MPHIANVDQSQAWNGYEGEHWARNQDRWDAVNEGFNEPLLDAAAVRPGERVLDIGCGAGSTTRLAARHAGPDGRALGVDLSGPMLARAEETARQEGAAGAGFERGDAQIHPFPAGAFDVAISRFGVMFFADPVAAFANIRRALRPGGRLAFVCAAEPERNDWLRAVAELRGILPVGDFGAPGGQEASRGPGMFSLADPDAARGVLSDAGFAGIEVGSVEAYGLWGRDAGDAAAFLLGSGPGRHLTEQVGSDIRELAHHTLTRTLNAYEHVGDGGAGRDGGVRMKSVGFLVTAHNPEEVAHPLAKPSPTV is encoded by the coding sequence ATGCCGCACATCGCGAACGTCGATCAGTCCCAGGCCTGGAACGGGTACGAGGGTGAGCACTGGGCCCGTAATCAGGACCGCTGGGACGCCGTGAACGAAGGGTTCAACGAGCCCCTCCTCGACGCCGCCGCAGTCCGCCCCGGCGAGCGCGTCCTCGACATCGGCTGCGGCGCCGGATCCACCACCCGCCTCGCCGCCCGGCACGCGGGCCCGGACGGGCGGGCGCTGGGGGTCGATCTGTCCGGGCCCATGCTCGCCCGGGCCGAGGAGACCGCTCGGCAAGAAGGAGCGGCCGGGGCCGGGTTCGAGCGGGGGGACGCCCAGATCCACCCCTTCCCCGCCGGGGCCTTCGACGTCGCCATCAGCCGGTTCGGGGTCATGTTCTTCGCCGACCCCGTCGCCGCCTTCGCCAACATCCGGCGCGCCCTCCGGCCGGGCGGGAGGCTGGCGTTCGTCTGCGCCGCCGAGCCCGAGCGCAACGACTGGCTCCGGGCAGTCGCCGAGCTGCGCGGCATCCTGCCCGTCGGCGACTTCGGGGCGCCGGGCGGGCAGGAGGCTTCGCGCGGCCCGGGGATGTTCTCCCTGGCCGACCCCGACGCCGCGCGCGGTGTGCTGTCCGACGCCGGGTTCGCGGGCATCGAGGTGGGGTCCGTGGAGGCGTACGGGCTGTGGGGACGGGACGCCGGTGACGCCGCCGCGTTCCTGCTCGGCTCCGGCCCCGGGCGGCATCTGACCGAACAAGTCGGCAGCGACATACGGGAGTTGGCGCATCACACCCTCACGAGAACCCTGAACGCGTACGAGCACGTCGGCGACGGGGGCGCGGGCAGGGACGGTGGGGTACGAATGAAGAGCGTCGGATTCCTCGTCACCGCGCACAACCCAGAAGAGGTCGCCCACCCCCTGGCCAAGCCCTCGCCTACAGTGTGA
- a CDS encoding PH domain-containing protein — protein sequence MALFGNAHTVDPVGAQQEYAKLFGQGEQVQAAYLLIRDTILFTDRRLIFVDKQGITGKKVEYHSIPYRSITHFAVETAGHFDLDGELKIWISGTAAPVQKTFSKGVDIYEVQAILTQFVAR from the coding sequence ATGGCACTGTTCGGAAACGCTCACACCGTCGACCCCGTCGGCGCGCAGCAGGAGTACGCCAAGCTGTTCGGCCAGGGCGAGCAGGTGCAGGCCGCGTACCTGCTCATCCGCGACACCATCCTCTTCACCGACCGGCGTCTGATCTTCGTCGACAAGCAGGGGATCACCGGCAAGAAGGTGGAGTACCACTCCATCCCCTACCGGAGCATCACGCACTTCGCCGTCGAGACCGCCGGTCACTTCGACCTCGACGGCGAGCTCAAGATCTGGATCTCCGGCACCGCGGCACCTGTCCAGAAGACGTTCAGCAAGGGCGTCGACATCTACGAGGTGCAGGCGATCCTGACGCAGTTCGTGGCCCGGTAA
- the ku gene encoding non-homologous end joining protein Ku — MRSIWNGAISFGLVSIPIKLVNATESHSISFRQIHLEDGGRIRYRKFCELEEKEVASAEIGKGYEAADGAIIPITEEDLASLPIPTARTIEIVAFVPGDRIDPLQMDAAYYLSANGVPAAKPYTLLREALKRNKKVAIAKFALRGRERLGMLRVVDDVIAMHGLLWPDEVRAPEEAAPETEVTVREAELDLADALMDTLGEVDMESLHDDYRSAVEEMIEAKASGEGVVQAPAAPEGGGKVIDLMAALKSSVKAAKEARGDAAAPEREAKVSPVTPLKSRTAPKEVGGKKSTSTKPKPAASGSGTARKTTAKKSAASSRTTAGEKASTSRASTSKASTAKAGTSKASGSKASASKATAKKATAKKAPAKKAASRRRAS; from the coding sequence GTGCGATCCATTTGGAACGGCGCCATCTCCTTCGGCCTGGTCAGCATCCCGATCAAGCTGGTCAACGCCACCGAGAGCCACTCGATCTCCTTCCGGCAGATCCATCTGGAGGACGGCGGCCGCATCCGCTACCGCAAGTTCTGCGAGCTGGAGGAGAAGGAGGTCGCGTCGGCGGAGATCGGCAAGGGGTACGAGGCCGCGGACGGCGCGATCATCCCCATCACGGAGGAGGACCTGGCCTCCCTGCCGATCCCGACCGCGCGGACCATCGAGATCGTGGCCTTCGTTCCCGGCGACCGGATCGACCCCCTCCAGATGGACGCCGCCTACTACCTCTCCGCGAACGGCGTCCCCGCGGCGAAGCCGTACACCCTGCTGCGCGAGGCGCTCAAGCGGAACAAGAAGGTCGCCATCGCCAAGTTCGCCCTGCGCGGGCGGGAGCGGCTCGGCATGCTGCGCGTCGTCGACGACGTGATCGCGATGCACGGTCTGCTGTGGCCCGACGAGGTGCGCGCCCCGGAGGAGGCGGCGCCCGAGACCGAGGTGACCGTGCGCGAGGCCGAACTCGACCTGGCGGACGCGTTGATGGACACCCTCGGCGAGGTCGACATGGAGTCGCTGCACGACGACTACCGTTCCGCGGTCGAGGAGATGATCGAGGCGAAGGCGTCCGGCGAGGGCGTGGTGCAGGCGCCCGCGGCCCCCGAGGGCGGCGGCAAGGTCATCGACCTGATGGCGGCCCTGAAGAGCAGCGTCAAGGCGGCCAAGGAGGCCCGCGGTGACGCGGCGGCACCGGAGCGGGAGGCGAAGGTGAGCCCGGTGACCCCGCTGAAGTCCCGTACGGCACCGAAGGAGGTCGGCGGGAAGAAGTCGACTTCGACCAAGCCGAAGCCTGCGGCGTCCGGGAGCGGTACGGCGAGGAAGACCACGGCCAAGAAGTCGGCCGCCTCGTCGAGGACGACGGCCGGGGAGAAGGCGAGCACTTCGCGGGCGAGCACGTCCAAGGCGAGTACGGCCAAGGCCGGCACGTCCAAGGCGAGTGGTTCGAAGGCGAGCGCCTCGAAGGCCACGGCGAAGAAGGCGACCGCAAAGAAGGCACCTGCGAAGAAGGCGGCGTCACGCAGGCGGGCGTCTTAG
- the ligD gene encoding non-homologous end-joining DNA ligase: protein MTPITEVEGRRLALSNLDKVLYPATGFTKGELLHYYATVAGALLAHLYDRPVSFLRYPDGPEGQRFFTKNVPPGTPAWVRTADVPHSRSAPSRQVLVQDLASLMWAANLVTEFHTPQWQADAPGQADRLILDLDPGEPADVVECCAVALWLQERLRADGLHSYVKTSGSKGLHMLVPLEPTPSDRVSAYAKTLAVEAEAEHPELVVHRMTRSLRPGKVFVDFSQNAAAKTTATPYTLRARPEPTVSAPVTWEEVEACTDARELTFLADDIAPRLETYGDLLGPLINLNRAGRVP, encoded by the coding sequence ATGACGCCCATCACAGAGGTGGAGGGGCGGCGGCTCGCGCTCAGCAACCTCGACAAGGTGCTGTACCCGGCGACCGGGTTCACCAAGGGCGAGCTGCTGCACTACTACGCGACGGTCGCCGGGGCCCTGCTCGCGCATCTGTACGACCGGCCCGTGTCCTTTCTGCGTTACCCGGACGGGCCCGAGGGCCAGCGGTTCTTCACCAAGAACGTGCCGCCGGGCACGCCGGCGTGGGTGCGGACGGCGGACGTGCCGCATTCCAGGAGCGCCCCGTCCCGCCAGGTCCTCGTACAGGATCTGGCGTCACTCATGTGGGCGGCCAATCTGGTGACGGAGTTCCATACGCCGCAGTGGCAGGCGGACGCGCCCGGACAGGCCGACCGGCTGATCCTGGACCTGGATCCCGGGGAGCCGGCGGACGTGGTGGAGTGCTGCGCGGTCGCGCTCTGGCTTCAGGAGCGGCTGCGCGCGGACGGGCTTCACTCGTACGTGAAGACCTCCGGTTCCAAGGGGCTGCACATGCTCGTGCCGCTGGAACCGACGCCGTCCGATCGGGTGAGCGCCTACGCGAAAACCCTCGCGGTGGAGGCGGAGGCCGAGCATCCGGAGCTGGTCGTCCACCGCATGACCCGCAGCCTGCGCCCCGGCAAGGTCTTCGTCGACTTCAGCCAGAACGCTGCCGCGAAGACGACGGCGACCCCGTACACGCTGCGCGCCCGCCCGGAGCCGACCGTGTCGGCGCCGGTGACGTGGGAGGAGGTCGAGGCCTGCACGGACGCGCGGGAACTGACGTTCCTGGCCGACGACATCGCGCCGCGCCTCGAGACGTACGGGGACCTGCTCGGCCCCTTGATCAACCTGAACCGCGCGGGGCGTGTGCCGTGA